The following are encoded in a window of Streptococcus pasteurianus genomic DNA:
- the pbp1b gene encoding penicillin-binding protein PBP1B, with amino-acid sequence MFKRNKEKKKTNHQKLSVIDLGSVALRTVKLLTDFFYIIIILFGMLGAGTAFGYLASQIDSVKVPSKESLVSQVTSLTRISEMSYSDGSSIASIDTDLLRTPVESDEISDNVKKAIIATEDENFESHDGVVPKAVFRATLASVLGLGETSGGSTLTQQLIKQQILGDDPTFRRKSREIIYALALERYLSKDEILTDYLNVSPFGRNNKGENIAGIEEAAQGIFGVSASDLTIPQAAFLAGLPQSPIVYSPYTATGQLKDEEDMAYGLSRQQDVLYNIYRAGYLTKAEYEEYKAYDVSRDFIQPESTTTSEHDFLYYAVLEEAQDIMYDYLVEQNGVSEQELKNDSTKESYQKLALEALQQGGYTVKTTIDKDVYNTMQNAVAQYGSTLDQGSSQTVEVGNVLMDNSTGAILGFIGGRDYSTNQNNHAFDTARSPGSSIKPIIAYGIAIDQGLLGSASMLSNYPTTFSSGQSIMHGSEEGTAMVTLQEALNTSWNIPAYWTYQMLLNDDVDVESYMKKMGYDIDDYSIESLPLGGGIETTVLQQVNAYQMISNGGVYLKGYMVDSITDSQGNVIYQHKANPVRVFSEATASILNQLLKEVITGGGTTKFYADLKSLNATAASADWTGKTGTTDNYTDVWLVLSTPKVTLGGWAGNDDNTSLPDAAGYSYNAQYMAYLVNAIYNADSSVLGVGKKYSLSSNVIKSTVLKATGLQPGTVTVNGRSLTVSGETTTSYWAKNGAGTMTYKFAIGGTDSDYTKAWESLLSNSSITTSSSN; translated from the coding sequence TCAGATTGATTCTGTCAAAGTTCCTAGCAAGGAAAGTCTGGTTAGTCAGGTAACATCTTTGACTAGGATTTCAGAGATGTCGTATTCTGATGGTAGTTCGATTGCAAGTATTGATACTGATTTGTTGCGAACACCTGTTGAAAGCGACGAGATTTCAGACAATGTTAAAAAAGCCATTATTGCGACTGAGGATGAAAATTTTGAGAGCCATGATGGTGTTGTTCCAAAAGCTGTTTTTCGTGCAACCTTGGCTTCAGTGCTTGGTTTGGGTGAGACAAGTGGTGGATCAACTCTTACGCAACAGTTGATTAAACAACAAATTTTGGGAGACGATCCAACCTTTAGACGTAAATCACGCGAAATTATCTACGCATTAGCGCTGGAACGTTATTTGAGTAAGGATGAGATTTTGACTGATTATCTTAATGTCTCTCCATTCGGACGTAATAATAAAGGTGAAAATATTGCTGGGATTGAGGAAGCAGCGCAAGGTATTTTTGGCGTTTCAGCCAGTGATTTGACAATTCCACAAGCGGCATTTTTGGCTGGTTTGCCACAAAGTCCGATTGTCTATTCCCCATACACAGCTACAGGGCAGTTGAAAGACGAGGAGGATATGGCTTATGGTTTGTCTCGTCAGCAAGATGTCCTTTACAATATATATCGCGCAGGCTATTTGACTAAAGCTGAATATGAGGAATATAAGGCTTATGATGTTAGTCGGGATTTCATTCAACCTGAATCGACGACAACGAGTGAACATGATTTTCTTTATTATGCTGTTTTAGAAGAAGCTCAGGATATCATGTATGATTATTTGGTTGAGCAAAATGGTGTTTCTGAACAAGAACTAAAAAATGATTCAACGAAGGAATCTTACCAAAAATTGGCTTTAGAAGCGTTGCAACAGGGGGGGTATACCGTTAAAACAACGATTGATAAAGATGTTTATAATACCATGCAGAATGCTGTGGCACAGTATGGTAGCACGCTTGACCAAGGAAGCTCTCAAACAGTTGAGGTTGGTAATGTCTTGATGGATAATTCTACTGGAGCTATTCTAGGCTTTATTGGTGGACGGGATTATTCAACTAACCAGAACAACCATGCGTTTGATACTGCGAGGTCGCCAGGGTCAAGTATTAAGCCGATTATCGCATATGGGATTGCTATTGACCAAGGGCTTTTAGGTAGTGCTAGTATGTTATCTAACTATCCGACAACTTTCTCTAGTGGTCAGTCAATCATGCACGGTAGTGAAGAAGGAACGGCAATGGTTACTCTCCAAGAAGCTTTGAATACGTCATGGAATATTCCAGCTTATTGGACGTATCAAATGTTGCTCAATGATGACGTTGATGTTGAATCTTACATGAAGAAAATGGGATATGATATTGATGATTATTCTATTGAAAGCTTGCCTTTAGGTGGAGGAATTGAGACAACAGTTCTTCAACAAGTTAATGCTTACCAAATGATTTCAAATGGTGGTGTTTACTTGAAAGGTTACATGGTTGACAGTATCACAGATAGTCAAGGCAATGTTATTTATCAACATAAAGCTAATCCTGTACGTGTCTTTTCTGAAGCAACGGCTAGCATTTTAAATCAGTTATTAAAAGAAGTTATCACTGGTGGTGGTACGACAAAATTTTATGCAGATTTGAAGAGTTTAAATGCGACAGCCGCTAGTGCGGATTGGACAGGTAAAACCGGTACAACTGACAATTATACAGACGTGTGGCTTGTGCTATCAACACCGAAAGTAACGCTTGGTGGTTGGGCAGGTAATGACGACAATACTTCCTTACCTGATGCAGCAGGATATTCTTATAATGCGCAGTACATGGCTTATTTGGTTAATGCCATCTATAACGCTGATTCAAGTGTCTTAGGTGTTGGTAAGAAATATAGTTTGTCTTCAAATGTTATCAAATCAACTGTTCTTAAAGCAACAGGTTTACAGCCTGGTACGGTGACGGTCAATGGTCGTTCGCTTACTGTGAGTGGTGAAACAACGACAAGTTATTGGGCTAAGAATGGTGCAGGTACAATGACTTATAAATTTGCTATTGGTGGGACAGATAGTGATTATACAAAAGCTTGGGAAAGTTTGTTGAGTAATTCATCTATCACAACAAGTAGCAGCAACTAA